One segment of Clostridium ljungdahlii DSM 13528 DNA contains the following:
- a CDS encoding DUF1638 domain-containing protein has translation MSNIRTVVVACRTIKEELERVINEIHCDYPILWIESGLHLNTGELRECIQKKLDSISNVDQVLLAFGYCGNAVIGLKSLDYKVIFPRVDDCITLLLGSSERRKNISKEKETYFLTEGWLNSEKNIWAEYKDTVKRFGKAKADKVYKIMLGNYERLGVIETETDESEDFIKITHQIAADLKLKQEVIPGTISYIKKLLTGPWNNDEFVVINPYETVSMEHIYGRSEV, from the coding sequence ATGAGTAATATAAGAACTGTTGTGGTGGCATGCAGGACTATTAAAGAGGAATTAGAAAGGGTAATTAATGAAATTCATTGTGATTATCCTATATTATGGATAGAATCGGGGCTGCACCTTAATACAGGAGAATTAAGAGAGTGTATACAAAAAAAATTAGATAGTATATCAAATGTAGATCAGGTGCTTTTAGCTTTTGGTTACTGCGGAAATGCCGTCATCGGATTAAAATCACTCGATTATAAAGTTATTTTTCCACGAGTAGATGATTGCATTACTTTATTACTTGGTTCTAGTGAAAGGCGAAAAAATATTTCAAAAGAAAAGGAAACTTATTTTCTCACTGAAGGCTGGCTGAATTCTGAAAAAAACATATGGGCTGAATATAAGGATACAGTAAAAAGATTTGGGAAAGCTAAAGCAGATAAGGTATATAAAATAATGCTAGGAAATTATGAAAGACTTGGAGTTATTGAAACAGAAACTGATGAATCAGAAGACTTTATAAAAATAACTCATCAGATTGCAGCAGATTTAAAATTAAAACAGGAAGTAATTCCTGGAACAATTAGCTATATTAAAAAGCTTTTAACTGGTCCTTGGAATAATGATGAATTTGTAGTAATTAACCCCTATGAAACGGTCTCAATGGAACATATATATGGTAGATCTGAAGTTTAA
- a CDS encoding GTP-binding protein, giving the protein MNLIIFGGFLGSGKTSLILSLAHFLVEKQSPNKQNLVIIENEVGETGIDDKVLKSKGLSVKELFSGCICCQLSSDLVITLNDLREKVDPEWVIIETTGLAYPSKILSTLNKYGKGIESIRIVSVVDAERFEELTEIAPVLIKSQISDGNTILVNKIDLVTDKQLKNIERSVKEVNPKATLYKVSANKDINDSIWKEVAKSNE; this is encoded by the coding sequence ATGAATTTAATTATTTTTGGAGGATTTCTTGGCTCTGGTAAAACAAGTTTAATATTATCACTAGCACACTTTTTAGTTGAAAAACAAAGTCCCAATAAGCAAAATCTTGTAATAATTGAAAATGAAGTTGGAGAAACGGGTATTGATGACAAAGTGCTTAAAAGTAAAGGATTAAGTGTAAAAGAATTATTTTCTGGGTGTATTTGTTGTCAGCTTTCATCTGACCTCGTAATTACTTTAAATGATCTTCGTGAAAAAGTTGATCCCGAATGGGTAATTATTGAAACTACGGGACTAGCTTATCCTAGCAAGATTTTAAGTACACTTAATAAATATGGTAAAGGAATAGAAAGCATACGGATTGTAAGTGTAGTTGATGCAGAACGATTTGAAGAACTTACTGAAATAGCACCAGTACTTATAAAATCACAGATATCAGATGGAAATACAATTCTTGTAAATAAGATAGATCTAGTTACAGATAAGCAATTAAAAAATATAGAACGGTCTGTAAAAGAAGTTAATCCAAAGGCTACTTTATATAAGGTATCTGCAAATAAAGATATAAATGATAGTATATGGAAAGAGGTGGCTAAAAGCAATGAATAA
- a CDS encoding DUF2284 domain-containing protein: MKINSDDLVKDALELDASYAAVIDTSKIKFHEDYRKACEKNICGNYDTNWMGPPAIGPISELMEKVKQYRKGLLIQTVHKLSNSFDWRGMAASKDVHEKIFRNIVSSIKDKYEFEDILPLNAGCCTVCKRCTYLDGKECRYPDKALSSVEAYGIDVMALEKGAGIPYYNGLNTLSYVGLILFNE, encoded by the coding sequence ATGAAAATTAATTCTGACGATTTGGTCAAAGATGCACTTGAGTTAGATGCAAGTTACGCAGCAGTTATAGATACATCAAAAATTAAATTTCATGAAGATTACAGAAAAGCCTGTGAGAAAAATATTTGTGGCAATTATGACACCAACTGGATGGGCCCGCCAGCTATTGGTCCTATATCAGAATTAATGGAAAAAGTTAAACAGTATAGAAAAGGACTTTTAATACAGACAGTTCATAAATTGTCTAATTCTTTTGACTGGAGAGGTATGGCTGCTTCTAAAGATGTTCATGAAAAAATATTTAGAAATATTGTTAGCAGCATAAAAGACAAATATGAGTTTGAGGATATTTTACCTCTAAATGCAGGGTGTTGTACAGTGTGTAAAAGATGCACTTATCTTGATGGAAAAGAGTGCAGATATCCAGATAAAGCACTTTCATCTGTTGAGGCTTATGGAATTGATGTTATGGCACTTGAAAAAGGAGCAGGAATTCCATATTATAATGGATTAAATACACTTTCTTATGTAGGGCTTATACTTTTTAATGAATGA
- a CDS encoding cobalamin B12-binding domain-containing protein, with product MSKKLVDAMADLDEDVVLAEVKAQKENGTPVLDIIADLQEGMGIVGNRFEKKEYFLSELIMSAEVFNEASEIIGGLGEASGPNNGIFVMGTIYDDIHDIGKNIVTTVMKSNGFDVKDLGVDVPTSKYIEAIKQYKPKVIGISCLLTTCFDNVKQCIKEIEDAGLRKDLKILVGGGPVDEAAGKYMGADLVCKDAQQTVDFCKKAMGVK from the coding sequence ATGAGTAAAAAATTAGTTGATGCAATGGCAGATTTGGATGAAGATGTTGTTTTAGCAGAGGTAAAAGCACAAAAGGAAAATGGAACACCAGTATTAGATATAATAGCAGACTTACAAGAAGGTATGGGAATTGTAGGAAATAGATTTGAAAAAAAGGAATATTTTTTATCTGAACTTATTATGTCTGCAGAAGTGTTTAATGAAGCATCAGAGATCATTGGAGGATTAGGAGAAGCTTCAGGACCAAATAACGGAATATTTGTAATGGGAACTATTTACGATGATATACATGATATAGGAAAAAATATTGTAACTACTGTAATGAAAAGCAATGGTTTTGACGTAAAAGACCTTGGAGTTGATGTACCTACATCAAAATATATTGAAGCTATAAAGCAATACAAGCCTAAGGTAATAGGAATATCTTGCCTTTTGACTACTTGCTTTGATAACGTAAAACAATGTATAAAGGAAATAGAAGATGCAGGACTTAGAAAAGATTTAAAGATTTTAGTTGGAGGTGGCCCTGTAGACGAGGCAGCAGGAAAATACATGGGTGCAGACTTAGTTTGCAAAGATGCACAGCAAACAGTAGATTTCTGTAAAAAAGCTATGGGGGTAAAATAA